The genomic segment NNNNNNNNNNNNNNNNNNNNNNNNNNNNNNNNNNNNNNNNNNNNNNNNNNNNNNNNNNNNNNNNNNNNNNNNNNNNNNNNNNNNNNNNNNNNNNNNNNNNNNNNNNNNNNNNNNNNNNNNNNNNNNNNCAGGTGCTCAGCCCCCATCCAGCGCCAGGACTCTGATGGTCTGGGCATGGCCTCCTTCACTCTCTTTCAGGTCACCACATCCGACGCTGGCACCTATAGTTGCTCCTATCGCCCCAAGGATGATCCCTTGGTGTCCTCTCCCCTCGGGGACAGTGTGACCCTGGAGGTGACACCCACCCCTGCACCCCCAGGTAAATCCCAGTCCCCTATTTGGGTGTCCCCGGTGCCACCCACAGATGACAGTGTCCCTGCATCCcatccccagggaggtggtggccaGGGATGGGGACCTTCAAGCCCCCGCACCCTCCAGCAGCTGATGGGGGATCCCATGGGAACCTGGTGGTGGCGGTGGTGAGGTGCTGCGTTGCTGCCCTCATCTTCATTGTCGGCCTCTTGTTCATCCTCGATGCCCGAAGCCTCAAGCCCAGGTGGGGAAAGGGTTTCCATTCTTTTATCCCTTAGAGATCCCCCAGACTGCACCCTCCCTGCCCGTCATTCCCAATAGACCCCCAGAAAATCCAGCATGTGTCCCCTGCCTCCCATTCTGTGCTGATTTCTGCATCAGTCATTGCCTGGTGAGCAATTGTGTTGTGTATCACTTAAAACCTGCACCATAGCTCCATCCCCAACCCAAGCAACTTGGGGACCCACATGATGGGACCCCTAAAATGCCAGGTTTTTGGAATGCACTGAGGCAAAAAGACCCCAAATTCATTGCTGAGTGCTCCCCGATGACATGTTCCCATCTCTCCTATTACTACCCTCCCCCTCTACCCCCCTAATCTAACACCCCAACTCCTCAGTGGTGCACCCCTAATGCTTTCCAGCCACACCCAATCCCTAAGTGCTCCTATCTAACCTTATCAGCTCCACATCACTTCACAGCCCTTGAGATCCACAAACCCTTTGCAATCCACCTCAAAACCACAGCACCAGCCCAGCGGGACCCCCACACCTGACCCAACCCACTCCTGCCCTACACATCTCCTCACGGTTCCCTCCCCTCCCATTCCATCCCCCATAGATTCTCTATAGATCCCCCATGCATCCCCCACCTGCCCCCCACTTTTGGCTGGGACAGAATTGATAACCTTCACTGTAtctgctgtggtgctgtgctgtggctttaggagaaaaccAATGGTGGTGACACATGGGTGgtttagctgttgctgagcagtgctgcgcAGAGCCAAGGACGGTTCCgtttctcagcttctccacCGGTGCTGCCAGCGAGGGActgggggcagcaggagctgggaggggacagaaccaggacagctgagctgcactgggcacagatcccatcccatctccatcgCAGAGCGCACAGCATCGTGTGACAGCTGTAACTGGGAGGGGAGTTTTCTGGGGGGAGGAAGCCACTGCCCAAggtgctgtgtgctcagcactCGTGTTGTGCCTCCCTTGTTTCTATCTATACATATCTATCTATAATTAAagtctctgttctttctctcttccttgtttGTCTTCTGTGCATGTCTCCGGTTTGATGGGTGGCTCAGGAACcattcagcagcagcccccGAGCTGTGCCCTGAGGCAGGATGGCTGTGGGTGGCACGGTGTGTGGGAGGACACGGGCAGTGTCGCTCACCATTGTCCCCAACACCTGCAGGACAGGAGCAGTGTTCTCATTAGGATTGCTGATGGCATTTGGACCTTGAGTGCCAGGTTCACCTCAATGAGTTCCCGTGGGAaaccccagctctgcactgcagacaCCGTCATCCAACTCGGGGCATCACTGCAGCCTGATGTCTTGCATTTGGCCTCCCACTGTGCAAGGCCACGTGCTGGCAGAGCTTGGGGGACACTGTGTGACAGCTGAGGTGGAACAGTCTGTGTGGGGCCCCTCAATGGGGCcagatgtgctgctgtgtgcgTGCCACCCCATCGGGTTCAAAACATTGCCACTCCTTGGGGACCAAATTGGACACATCAGCAGGTGACATCACAGCATCCTGTCCCAAAAGGGAACTGAAAGCAGCTCTCTCACCACCTGTTGACCCCACTGCAGTCTCGCTGTCCCCAGGCTGATCCTGCCTCATGGCACCAGTGGCGCTGGGcctcatcctgggtgagtgacaatggggaTGTGGTGCCACgggggttggtggccctgtgtgGGACCAGGATCGTGTCtcttgcaggttggtgtctggtggcagcGAACAGAGCTCAGCACGGTGAGtatggggagagggggagaatgagggcagagggaggggaaCATGGGGAGGGGCCTATCTGAGGTGTccaggagggtgtgcagggacaaggctgacTGGTGCCCTTTGTCCTAGTGCCCCAACCCTCTCTGTCactgcaccccagccagggggtgtccctgggggacactgtcaCCCTGCGATGCCACCTGCCCCGGATGGCTGCCTGGATCTGGCTGTACCAGGACAGAGGTTGGACACACAACAAGTACAAGGACAAGGAGCAGGACGTGGTCGAGTTCTCCTTCATTAGCACAAGTCGGGAACGTGCAGGGACGTATCGGTGCCAGTACCACGTGTCAGAGCCATTGGGGATATCAGAGCAGAGTGATCCCGTGGAGCTGGTGCTTACAGGTGAGGGCGCTGGGGATAACGGGTGATTCTGGGCTGTCCCCATTGGGTAGTGTCTcatctctctcccttccctaCACACAGATCACAGCTACCCCCCACCCAGCATTTCCATCAGCCCCAAGGaaggggtggggatggggacaaaTGTCACCATCCGCTGCTGGAACAGGGATGATGGGGTCaccttcctcctgcacaaggatgGGCTTTTGTCCCCTACCCAGCATCAGGANCTGGCTGCCCATCCCTCTCAACCTTACCCATAATGACTCAACCTGATCTTTCCCAGCATTGAGCTCTACCACAGTGAAGCACTCCCTGACACAGAGAgccacctcactgccctctcctTCCGTGCCTACCCCTCCAAAAGAGCTCACAGccccccacagcagcactgcacttgTGGCAGTGATCCCACCATCATTTGGAGATGCCTACTAAGTATCCGATTCCTGCTGcatgatggcttccagctcctcctgtttgttgccacCGCTTCTGGGTGGTCATCACCAGCTCAGTAAAAAACCCACACATCACTTTGGGGGAAAAGGTCAAGGTTTCTGCTCATTGAAGCTGTGGTTTCTTGTGCTGTGGATGTGGTTACGAGCTGGTCACTCACCGTGCATGCTGAGCATGGCCactaccagcagcagcagcagcagcagcagcagcagtcccaAAGCGCTGGCTCTCAGGTCCCAGTGTGGGCACACAGCGGGAGCTGGAAGAGTGCAcatctgtttgaaaacagaCCCTTCCCAGTGGTTCCCATGCAAGGCTGGAGCAGAAGTTGATGGCTGCTCTGTTTCCCTCAATTCTGGGGTCTTTGGATCCTTCCCAGTTGCTCCAGTGTTTCCCAGTAGGGAAGGAGCTGGTACAAGGAGGTGATGGCGGCAGGCACACATGGGCTGGGCTCCCATTGCAGGTTGGATGGGCACATGGAGACAGGCATCTCCTCCACACGTGGTtttggaggtggtggaggctCTGCAGGTCCTCGAGAGCATGGAGTGGGAGCTACGCAGACCCCAAACCTTGTGATACGAGCCCAGCGTAGAGCAGATGATGGTTGTGGATGTGGATCTCTGTGGAGCTCATCCCACCTGGACCCAGGGTGCACTGTCTCCATTTCAGCTTTAACTTCCAATTCCTCACATCGGGTTTCCAGACAAGGACTGACTTTTGCTGCAAAACCATCCCATCTCTGGCCATTTGCAGGCTTCCttcttccccatcccttccttccttctgtccccCCTACAAACCAGGATCAGCCCTTACCCCAACCAACAGGGCTGGAGTTTCTTGGAGAACAGAGTGCACCAACAAACCCCAAGACCAAGCGTGCTGTGAGCACCCAACATCCAAAATAACACATCCGGTGCCAGGAAATTGCACTCACTGGGCTTCTTATCTGGACATTGCTTCTTTTAGTTTTCTACTTTGAGTACAGACACACACATGCTACAGACTTTCTCTTTGACACAAGTCAGCCGGTGTCATTGGCTGCATCTGTTGAGGAGTGAAAGCAGCTCAGGGTTTAACAATGTCAGCAATCAGTGCCGTGCTGAGATGCTGGGTAAGcagtgagaaactgaaacaatgctgaaaagccagaaaataaaatcccttcAATGAGGATTTTTTGGCGGTCGTGGCAACGTGTATCGGCTGACCATCAAGGTGTGGGGAGAAAGGCAATATTTGGTGATTCATCCCCAAAATACCACTTGGGTTTTCACTGCTGGAACAGATACTTTTTGGTAGAACTTAGTAATTATCAAGATAAGGATGACAATTTCTATCATTTGGCGATTATTTAGATATAATCCATCCTCCCTGACGAACCCGAGTCACGGTTACTTTTGAGGATTCCCTCCCTAGTTCCCAATTTCCGCACGATATTGACTGTGAATAAAGAgacaaaggaagagaggaaggctTAGAAGCCAAAGGGAACTGTCTGGGATTTCAGTGCAGTTGAGGCTAAGTAGTGTGATACTAATTAATTTCTGACTTCCTTTCTTCAACGCTGCCTTCTTTCGGTTC from the Numida meleagris isolate 19003 breed g44 Domestic line unplaced genomic scaffold, NumMel1.0 unplaced_Scaffold644, whole genome shotgun sequence genome contains:
- the LOC110391928 gene encoding platelet glycoprotein VI-like isoform X1, with amino-acid sequence MAPVALGLILGWCLVAANRAQHVPQPSLSLHPSQGVSLGDTVTLRCHLPRMAAWIWLYQDRGWTHNKYKDKEQDVVEFSFISTSRERAGTYRCQYHVSEPLGISEQSDPVELVLTGEGAGDNG
- the LOC110391928 gene encoding platelet glycoprotein VI-like isoform X2, coding for MAPVALGLILVPQPSLSLHPSQGVSLGDTVTLRCHLPRMAAWIWLYQDRGWTHNKYKDKEQDVVEFSFISTSRERAGTYRCQYHVSEPLGISEQSDPVELVLTGEGAGDNG